ttcattttccttaacACTGTTTTCTTCTGCAACGACAGCATTCACATCTTGTCCAAAAAGAGAAGTACCATCAAAGGGCAAGTGTAAGATCTTCTCCTGGGCTCTCTTAGTGAGTGATGTAAGTCGGAGCCAGGCCTGTCTTCTATAGTCTACTGCCATGGCCATAACTCTAACTACAGAGTCCATTATGTCTCTAGTCGTACAAAGTTGCCAAAGTCCTGCATCCATGCCATCGGATATCACACACCTTGCTTTCCCACGATCGAACTCAGGGTCATGCACCAGATCCTCCATGTCTTCCCAGAGTTTACGCTGATACTGAGTCATATAGGCCATGTAGCTAGCAGCTCGGGCTGCAATGGAGGCAGCATGGTAGAACCTGCAACCCATGACCTccatttcttttgaggtagaatctaaAGGAGACAGTGTTTTTCCTCTTTTGCTGTGTTCTAGTGCTTCTACGATGGGTCCCTCAGCTGGTGGGTTTGGCTGGAAAGGAGAGGTGTCCTTGGCCACAGGATATACCCTATGTCCCATGAAGGAAGAGGGATGACAATCCGCTGGGTCTTTAAAAACTTCAGCGGTGGCAATTCTCAAAAGAGGATGTAATGGAGGAACCAAGCGCTTTTTAGAGGTCACATAATCAGGTTTTCCCTCACATGCTTCAGTTTCAGACTGTAATGTCACACTCTTTATAACACCTCTTTGTTCCATTCTCTTCAAAAGTCCTGTGAAACTAGACTGGGTGAGGTCAGCTGTTTGTACTTTGTCATCAGCTGATGAGGATCTGCAAACAGCCTCTTCATCAACTGTGGATAAGCTGCCTTCTTTGGATGTGGACATATCCCAAGAAACTGAAGACTTCTCACTCAACCTAGAATGATGGAATCTAAAGCAGCTCTTGGACTGCAGATCACGTATCACTCGGGACATCTCAGCCACTTGTGTCTGGAGGTAGAGGATGGCATCTTGTCCATGCTGTGAAGATGAAGACAGCTCAATAGGTAAATCATCTTTGACCTCAGAAACAGCCAAACACTCTTGGGGGACCACAAGTGAAGCTGGAGTCAGAGTTGGATAGGTTTGTGATTTAAGTGTCTCTGTCTCAGAGATTTTAACATCTGAATGGTTTTGATCATTTTTCTGGCTCACCAATGGGTTCTCAACAGAGGAAGGTTGAGAAACTATTCTTTGTGGACTGTTGGCACAAGCCCCAGAGGAGGAGCTGCTGTCTCCACTGGGAAGAGGAGCACTGCCGCTAGAGCACAGTTCTGGGCGGTGATTCTCAGAGGATGACAACTTAGATTCAGGCATTCTCTGGGTTATCCACATGAACAAGAAAaccaagggagaaaaaaaatacgCTTTTAATATATCAACTTTCAAGTGCAGAGATGTATGTCCAGTATGTAGAATTCAAATGTTACATACATGTCAGCAAAGGATACCAAAGTCACATCTACAGGGTCACCACCCTCAGCCCTGAAACAACCAGAGGCACCAGTGCTAGACTATGAAAAACCAATGTGTATGATAAGCTCCATTCAAGTGTGCTATCCTGGCTTGATGTGAGATCCCAGGCCAAGGTAAGAAGTAGTGGTGAAGCCACTGGTCCTAACTAACAACTACAAAGAGCCACAAAAATCCCATTCAATGTATATAAGCAACCAGTGGAAAAGAATGACAACAGAGAAAACTTGAAAGAAATAAGCACTAAGAAAAACCTTCTAAAGAGCCCTTATttgagtctttaaaaaaattctttttcttaaagtaGAGCCTCACTTTGCAGCCTGGGATGGCATCAAACTCAcctcaatcctccttcctcagcctcccaagtgctgggattaaagatgctcaccaccacgcccagcatattaGAGTCATTATGAAgtccctttaaaaattttatgaacttgccaggtgtggtggtgcatgcctttaatcccagcacttgggaggcagaggtaggaggatcgccatgagttcaaggccacccggaggcttcatagtgaattccaagtcagcctgggaaaaccaaaaaaaaaaaaaaaaaaatttatgaactCCCCACCAATAATCAATCTTTCTGCTGTATATTACTACTTTATAAAAATcttatggggctggacagatggcttagcagttaaggtgcttgcctgcaaagccaaaggacccatgctcaattctccaggacccacataaaccagatacacatggtggtgcatccatctggtgtctgtttgcagcagctggaggctttggcatgtccattctctttgcttcttggaaaaataaaaacaaaacaaaacaaatcctatGAACTCTCCACCAATAACCAATCTCTGCAGCTATATATTCCTGCTACATAAAGATCCTATGAACTCCCTACCAATGACCAATCTCTGCaactctatactcctgttttctggTAGGAGCTTCCATATTTGTTACTTCATCTCATCCTCACAACAACCCTGTGAGGTAGGTGTTACTCTTGTTTGAATTATAGTTCCCtccaaaaaacattttaaaaaaaagaaacaaaacagaacctcTGAGGTTAAAACATTACCTAATCTACCCAAAGTTGCAAAATTTGTGGGAGGTACAGTTACTTTGATCCCCAGTTTAAGTCTCAATTCCCTATATCAGAACAAATTTTCTGGCCACCATGAGCAAGAGCCAGAAATTCTCTCATCCATCTAGAAAACAGCTTATTAGTAGAAATTTGGCCTAATGCAATGACAAAAGCCAACACTGCTACAAAGGGCTCAGATTCTCAAAGTAAGGAATTAGTTTAAAGGTCATACCTGTAACTAGCAAGTCACAGGTAATAATTCCAAGTATGGGGAGAGAGGTTAAAAGGAATAAACATAAGGAACATATCAACTATAAGTCCTTCCCCACAGTGTATTTCCTAAAGGATCTTCATACATCCTTTCTTCTGAAGTAAATGTTCTGTGGTCACATATTCTGCATATGAAAAATCCAGTTCTACAGGGCACTAGATGAGTTATAGAAAGTAGAGAGGCAAAATGCCTGCAGTTACTAAATTTCACTTTTACCAGATAACACCTCAAAACTTAAGAGTACCTAGTCACTTTATCTTTCCATACTCTCACTGtggaaggaaacaaaagaaacagatgTTCCTAGAAAAACTCCTTGAACTACCTAGTATTGCCCACTCATTCTAAGAAAAATGGACCATTCTAAACCAGTACTGCTTATAACCCCATTGCTGCTTTCTTAGTTCTTTAGAAAAGGCCTCTTAACTTATACAAGTTTAGATCAAATGGAATGTACTTACATCGCTATGAGATGTACTGGGCTCTTCATCATCACTGCTGACCAGATCAATATATTCCAGAACAGGTCTCAGTGGTCCTTCCTATGAAAAAAATTGAGCAAATTCATGTCATTAATATTTCAACCAagctagcatttatttatttatttatttatttatggtttttcgagctagggtctcactctagcacaggctgacctggcattcactatgtattctcagggtgggctggaactcatagccatcttcctacctctgcttcctgagtgctgcgattaaaggtgtgtgcctacaTGGTCAGCCCAAGCTGGTGCTTAAAACAGTGTGTTTTGCTGGAACTAGTTCTGAAGTGGAAGCTTTACAAACAGCAGAAAATTAccagaactaataaaaatatccaggggacaaagagaaaaaggtaaTGCATGACTGtagccctagcacttgggaagctgaagcagagcACTGGGaccataagttccaggccagcctggggcacatAGTAGTAAAACTCTCaagacaggctggagggatggcttagcagttaaggtgtttgcctgcaaagccagatgcacaaaggagtgcatgcatctggagtttgtttgcagtggctggatgcccaaacgctcccattttctctctctctcaaataaataaataaaataaaaaattttaaaaactctcaaAACAATAACACAAAATGGCAACACCTAAAAGGAAAAGCCTAAACCCCTACAGACTATTATGGCCATGTCAATCTGAGAAAGGAGAAACAATACATGAATACTGTTTAAAAATACTATGACTCAACACTTTTCAGGTAGGATGAGTGGCAAATAGCTCGGTGgcagaacatttgcctagcatatgcaagtcTTGAGACAGTAAGACACATATATTTCAAAGCTCAAAACTTTGACCAATAGCTTGGCCTCATATCACAGTGCCTATACAGTAAATCTCAAGCCCAGATTCTTTGCCAGTCCTTTTTTCATTCATGACTTTTTCACAGAAAAGGCCATGAATGCCAGGCTTAAAAGCctaggtttgggctggagagatggcttagcagttaagcgcttgcctgtgaagcctaaggaccccggttcgaggctcgcttccccaggtcccatgttagccagatgcacaagggggcacacgcgtctggagttcgtgtgcagaggctggaagccctggcgtgcccattctctctctctccctctatctgtctttctctctgtgtctgtcgctctcaaataaataaataaataaatgatttaaaaaaaaaaaaagcctaggtttgactctctaggcaAAAGAACATCAGTGAACACTTTCAAGGCAGGATTAACAGTGTGCTGTGCTTCAAGATTAATTTCAAACAGCTGAGGGGGATAGGAAACTGTTGGtcctcacaagcataaggacctgcaTTTgagccccagaatccatgtaaaaccaccaagcatggtggtacgcACATATAATGCCAACATTGGGGAAGCAGTGACAGAGGGTCCCTGAGGATTACTgaccagccagccagtctagctagtCTAACTGGTGGGGTCCAGGTCAATGagcgaccctgtctcaaaaaataaagaagggtgGACAGTGTTTCTGAGGACAGTACctgaggctgtcttctgaccttcaGACACCTCTCCCTACCCACACTTACAAATTAAAAACTAAGATTAACCACatagaaaaatatgaagaatTGGGGAAGCAAGATAATTCGTTAGTACAGGAGCATAATAATGTAGATCCAGTGattgtaagaaagagagagaggtactgCATATATAAGAGAATCTGggcaaaatggaaaagaagataGACGGgctagttcaaggctaccttgggcTATATACAGTGAGCTTGAGGGCAGCTAAAGACCCTATCCTCCTCCCAAACccagaaaaatgaaacatttcaagGAGTCAAGGATGTTGAGGTGTTAAGCTTAAATGACTAGAATACTAACTAATGCCATCAGCGCAAATTTGAACATAATGGGCTCAAAGTATCAGTGGTACACAAAGGTATCTGGCAGACAGCTGTTAATACAGGCCTGCAATGTAGGGGTGGGGCTATAAATATACCTAGAAATAAAGAGATTTGGGGATTTCTCCCCTAGAAGACTTTTAGACTCTACAACTAAACTGAAATCATCACAAATCAATGAAAATACATCAGTACTAAATGTGGACAAAAGCAATGAGCACCAAGAAGGTGGGTGCTACTGACAACAGCacattttgaaatgattttaaaagagtATAATGTTGGAAaataggtgggtgtggtggtgcatacttttaatcctagcactctggaataggaggattgctacacagtgaattccaagtcagcctgagctaaaacaagaccctacctcgaggggaaaaaaaaaaaaaagtaatgttgggactagagagatggctcagtggttaaggtatttgcctgcaaagcttaatgacataGAGttcacttcccagtacccacataaagccagatggacaaagtgaaccatgcatctggaagccctggggtgtccattctcattctcacattCTTGAGTTCCAGGTGtggtattgcatgcctttaatcccagcactctggaggctaaagcaggatcactgtgagtttaaggtcagctgagactacatagtgaattccaggtcagcctgaactagagcaaaaccctacctcaaaaaattaagtaaataaaagagtAATGTTGAAAAAAGAAGTGAGCACAGAAATCACACCCTACAAAATGCAAGTAGGCCAggtgtagtagcacacacctttaatcccagcacttgggagacaggatcatgagtttaaggtcgccgtcagactacatactgaattccagatcaacttgggTTAGGGTGAGATaccaaaaacaaactaaaattaaatttgaaaaagcaagtagggctgaagagatggcttagaggctacagcacttgcctgtgaagcctaaagacccaggtacaattccctagtaaccacataagccagatgcacaagctggcacacgtgtctggagtttgtttgtaccctacctcaccttctctctctctctaatacatacataaaatatttttaaaaacaagtaggCAATGTAGtagaaaaatattcaatatatgTAACAGGTGGTTCATATGTCAGCAATCTGAAGGCTGGAATAGAtaacaagaccttatctcaaaaaggcaaaaaagagggctggagagatggcttagcggtaagtgtttgcctgtgaagcctaaggaccccggttcgaggctcaattccccaggtcccacattagccagatgcacaagggggcgcacacgtctggagtttgtttgcagtggctggagaccctaatgtgtccattctctctctctctctctctctccctctttctctctctgtcgcactcaaataaataagaataaacaagaaaattaaaaaaaaaaaaagcaaaagaaaaaaaataaagcacataGGAAACATGAAAAAGGAATCCATGAGAATACGGTTGAGGTTAGAACTTCTGAGTGGAGGAAGTTGCCCAGTAGAGGTAGAAGCTCTGATCATATGATTCTCTCCTTCCAGATAGCATGTTTCCTCTAACAATCCAGAAAATTGCTATCCTTTGAGGTGGTGATCCAGACACCAAGATAAAAGCAGCAGGAAAAACTCCTACACAGCCAAAATGTAATAAAGTAATCAGGACTTCTGCTCAAGTTTTTACCaagaaagtttaagaaaaaaataggggctagagagatggcttagcagctaaggctttcctgcaaagccaaaggatcacggttccaattctccaggacccaagtaagacagatgcacagggggctggctcatgcatctggagtttatttgcagtggctggaggccctggcatgcccattctctcccttgttctttctatcaaatgaataaaatatatttttaaaatgcaaaggtgctggatgaggtggcacatgcctttaatccctgcattcgggaggtagaggtaggaggatcaccatgaatttgaggccatccagagactatatagtgaattccaggtcagcctggactagagtgaaaccctaccttcaaaaagaaaaagaaaaaaaattataaaacaaacaaaggaaactGGAGAGaccgctcagtggttaaggatgcttgcttgcaaagcttgatggctggggttcgattcctcagtacccacataatgccagatgcacaaagtggcgcatatgtctggagtttgtttgcagtagcaggaagccctggcatgcctgtactcattcattcatatcctctctctgcatctttttctctctctcaaataaatacataaaaaaatatatttttaaattaaaaaaaaaaaaagcagggtgtagtggtgcaggcttttaatcccagcagtgggaggcagaggtatgaggatcgccataggttcaaggccacccaaagactacttagtgaattccaggtcagtctaggctagagcaagactctaccttgcgGGGGCTGGGGGGGAATTATTCGAAACAGGATGGTCAAACATTAGACTAAAACTTACTGTAATCACCTTGACTGTATCCAGAATCACCATGGAGACACATCTTGTACACGGCTGGGagattctagattaggttaactgaggcagaagacccaccctaactgtgggagCACCATCCCATGGCAAGAGGCTCCAAaccaaataaaaaggagaaagctagctaagCACCAGCaatcattgctctctgcttccagacTGTAGACGAAATGTGACtagctgcttcctgctcctggcaccatgccttcccaccatgTTACACCATATGCCCCTAGAAGTGCAAGTGAAAataaagttgcttcttgtcaggttattttctcacaacaatgagaaaagtaactaatttaCCTACCCCTGCTATTAATATCATCAAGTCACATGTTCAACTCAAAGTAAAGGAGATAAGTGTAACAGCTTCTACCAATCATATGATTAGCTTAACTTATACTCTTCAAGCAATACTACTTAGAAACTTGCCTATAGTCCCTAGGTAATCAGAAACACAAAAGCAAAGGCAGAAGTTCCATGAATCCATTCGTATACTCTTAGAACCGAAGAGATTGAGGATTGCTAGTTTCAGGCCAGCTGGGATATAATACACaggagttcctggtcagcctaggtaATTCCCAtctcagggttggagagaaggtttaacggttaaggcaactgcctgtgaagcgtaaggacacaggttcgattccatggaacccacataagccagatgaacaaagtggtgaatgcatagtttgcagcagctagaggccctggtgtacccatttcatGAAAAATAggataacaataacaataataataaaatgctatctcaaagaaacaaaagcaattaGAAGTCAagtgtggtgacatatgcctatgatagctatcatcccagcactcaggaggctgaggcaagaggcctGCTACAAGTTCAAGCAAGGCCTGCCCAGACTAACAAGTGATACTTTGCCTCTAAACATGTAATAGTATGTAAAAGGATTTAggtctgagctgggtgtggtggtatacacctttaatctcagcccttgggagccagaggtaaaaGGATAAGCCTGGAACTACTGACTAAGGTGAGATTCAGGTCAGAATGTgttatggtgagaccctactaaaaaaaaaaaaaaagatttaggtgagggatggtggcccacacctgtaatctcagaatttggagGAAGGAGGATAACAAATTCTTGAGTGTGATGGTTAAGCCCATCAATTTGTAATCTCAGaacgtggagacaggaggatcataaattcttgtgtgtgatggttaagtttctTAATTTGTAATCTCAGAATTGGGAGGTAGGCACAAGTTCTTGAGAGTGATGGTTAAACTTGTCAGCTTCTCAGATTAAGACTCACATGGACAGCTGAAAATATAGttaaaagagcttgcctgcaaaccctgatggcttgggttccattcctcagtacccacataaagccagatgcattaagtggtatgtgtgtctgaagtttgtttgcagtggaaggaggtcctagcatgcccatattcactctctcttcctatctgtgccctctctcaaataaataaaaatattttaccagggaagcctgggctagagtaagagcctaactagaaaaaacaaaaataatactgggcatggtggctcacacctgtaatcccagcatttggaaggcagaggtaggaggactgctgtgagttcgaggccaccctgagactccatagtgaattccaggtcagcctgggctacagtgaaaccctaccttgtaacaccaaataaataataataaattttaaaaaataaggggctggagagatggctcagcggttaagacacttgcctgcaaagcctaaggacatggggttaattccccaggatctacataaagccagacacatgaagtggtgcatgcgctgagctcatttgcagtggcaaaaggccctgatgtgctcattctctctctctcttgcaaataaaataaaaaataaacagagagagctggagaaatggctaagtggttaatgcacttgatagcaaagccaaaggactcaagcttgattctccagtacccatgtaaagcacaaggtggcacacgtgtctggagttcgtttgcagtggctagaggccctgatgtacccattctctctttctctcaaataaataagtaaatttaagttcctgaaaaaataaacaaagaatcaaATGGCAACACACCTCTGGATGTCTTTGACGGTCTTTcaagaaaggtttaactgagggctggagagatggcttagcagttaaggcgcttgcctgcgaagcctaaggacccaggttcgattctccaggtcctatataagccagttgcatatggtggtgcgtgcatctggagttcatttgcagtggctagaggcccaggcgcgcccattctccctctctcccttccttctctgtctctaaaatataaGAGGTTTAACTGAGAAAGGCAGATCCACCCTGAATGCAGGCAGCTCcattcatgggctggggtcccaggctaaataaaaagaaagcaagcctAAATAAAAAGAACGCAGAGTACTAGCATTcatctcttcctgcttcctgactgcaaacACAATGTAAGCACCTTTCTCACTCTCCTGTTGGCAAACCCTCCTACCATATTCTCaaactgaaccaaaataaaccctttctttcttccttaagctgcttgtcaggtcacagcaatgagaaaagtaaagaTACTCAGTGGTGCACTCCTTAAGCCCCAGCAGtaaaaaggctgaggtaggaggactgctttgagttcgaggctagactgagactacccagtgaattccagataagtctgggctagagtgagaccctacctcaaaaaaaaaaaaaaaaaagaaagaaagaaagaaagaaagaaagagaaagaaaggggctggagagagatggcttaagcagttaaggcacttgcctgcaaagcctaaggacccaggtttgattccccaatacccacataagccagatgtacaaggtggcacatgtgtctggagtttgtttgcagtggctgaaggccctggtacacccattctctatctatctttctctctgtcaaatatagaaataagattttaaaaacacACCTTTAATGAGACCAAAAGCTTTCATTCTTAGAattataattagaaaacccattTTCTTTCAAGAAAGAGCTGCTGATACACAAACCATTTCTAAAGCAATGAGCGTGGATTTGACCATAAATGCAAAACCCTAACAGTGACACCTATGAATTATGTACTTCCCTacatatttcaataaaattaaacgaaaaggggctggaggaatggttgagcagttaaggcgtttgcctgcaaagacaaaggacccaggttttgcacaagggggcgcacacatctggaattcgtttgcagtggctgaaggccctacatgcccattctctttgtcaaataaaaaataacatattttaaaattaaacaaaaaggctCATTTTTTGATCCCCATATCCTTATTATCATCTCCATCATGCTGTATTTGGCTTGAGGTTCTATATTTTGTGAAATACAAGAAGTGGGTTGTGCCACCATGTAAGAAAATTAGACCAGTAAGAGCTACTAAGAaatccaagccgggcatggtggcgcacctctttaatcccaagccctcgggaggcagaggtaggaggatcactgtgagtttgaggccactctgagactccatagtgaattccaggtcagcctgggctagagtgagaccctacctcaaaaaacagaaaacaaacaaaaaaaaagaaatccagagtaAATCAAGAAatgatgtcatagctgggcatgatggcacatgcctttaatcccagcactccagaggcagcagtaggaggattgccgtaaattcgaggccaccctaagactgcatagtgaattccaggtcagcctgggctagagtgagaccctacctccaaaaaaaaaaaaaaaaaagtgatatcaTAATGTACTTTAAATGTGAAGAATTCAGACACAGAACTGTTTTGGATACTCAATACCTGAAGAATAAAATACAAGACTGGGTAACAAAGAGTATGcaaaattctgtctttttttttggaggggggaggatttGACATAAGGTctagctctagcacaggctgacctggatttcattatgtagtctcggggtggccttgaactcacggtgatcctacctctgcctcccaagtgctgggattaaaggcttgcaccaccacgccgggcaaaATTTCTTAATGTTTTTGTTGTGGTAGGTTTCTTAATGTTTTTGTTGTGATAGGTAGTggtgattttttgagacagagtgtcactAAGTAGCCCAGGGCTATTTCCTACATAGTtagggctggcctcaaatttaggaTCCTCCTGCCAtgacctcaccagtgctgggatcctGAATATAccttaaaatagaattaaaagccgggcgtggtggcgcacgcctttaatcccagcactcaggaggcagaggtaggaggatcgccgtgagttgaaggccaccctgagactccatagtgaattccaggtcagcctgagccagagtgagaccctgcctcgaaaaaccaaataaataaataaaatagaattaagcTATCACTAATTGTCATATAAGTGATATCATTTACACATATAGGGAAAGTTTTTAACAGACTGCTTTAAGTACTGTAATCGTTCTTAAAACATGCACTTCCTTTTCCATTCAGGACTGTCAAACCATTGAATCTTCCTCTGGAAACAGGGATAAACATAAAAGATTATATCAAGTTAGACACACAATATAATGTTTGTATGCTATTACAAGTACAAACATAAAAGCGACcttgtattaaaataaaatttagggctggagagatggcctagcagttaagcgcttgcctgtgaagcctaaggaccccagttcgaggctcgattccccaggacccacgttagccagatgcacaagggggcgcatgcatctggagttcgtatgcagtggctggaggccct
Above is a window of Jaculus jaculus isolate mJacJac1 chromosome 8, mJacJac1.mat.Y.cur, whole genome shotgun sequence DNA encoding:
- the Znf451 gene encoding E3 SUMO-protein ligase ZNF451 isoform X2 produces the protein MEDPGAEKTESVPPAGRETSESTADENEDDIQFVSEGPLRPVLEYIDLVSSDDEEPSTSHSDRMPESKLSSSENHRPELCSSGSAPLPSGDSSSSSGACANSPQRIVSQPSSVENPLVSQKNDQNHSDVKISETETLKSQTYPTLTPASLVVPQECLAVSEVKDDLPIELSSSSQHGQDAILYLQTQVAEMSRVIRDLQSKSCFRFHHSRLSEKSSVSWDMSTSKEGSLSTVDEEAVCRSSSADDKVQTADLTQSSFTGLLKRMEQRGVIKSVTLQSETEACEGKPDYVTSKKRLVPPLHPLLRIATAEVFKDPADCHPSSFMGHRVYPVAKDTSPFQPNPPAEGPIVEALEHSKRGKTLSPLDSTSKEMEVMGCRFYHAASIAARAASYMAYMTQYQRKLWEDMEDLVHDPEFDRGKARCVISDGMDAGLWQLCTTRDIMDSVVRVMAMAVDYRRQAWLRLTSLTKRAQEKILHLPFDGTSLFGQDVNAVVAEENSVKENEYKDYNKYYNQHRYFYSHDQKTHYHNRGYSKGDWYKSRNHPYRYRKRGDSPECYGYKN